A single genomic interval of Electrophorus electricus isolate fEleEle1 chromosome 2, fEleEle1.pri, whole genome shotgun sequence harbors:
- the snx4 gene encoding sorting nexin-4 yields the protein MMADTGSEDVAVIGNTDQTPSELQNNIKNTMVEKGGTLLKGLEISVAEAEKRTGKNAVSIQETYTVYLIETRAVDNVSEVANPTPDSLWRRYSEFEIFRNYLLVTYPFVVVPPLPEKRAEFVWHKLSADNMDPDFVERRRVGLENFLLRVASHPVLSNDKIFYSFLTQEQGWKEVVFETGFQAKADSRLKALNATFRVKNPDKRFAEMKHYGDELQSVISQLLRVRARVADRLYGVYKVHGNYGRVFSEWSAIEKEMGDGLQSAGHHMDAYAASIDDILEEEEHYADQLKEYLFYTEALRAVCRKHELCQFELEMAAQDLISKKQQREELATGTVRTFSLKGMTSKLFGQETPEQRETKLKTLETQIEEGEEMVKERTAECDEFVKNAWEDIERFREQKDRDLKEALISYAIMQISMCKKGIQVWNNAKECFSKM from the exons ATGATGGCGGACACGGGAAGCGAAGACGTAGCGGTGATCGGAAACACTGATCAAACCCCTTCGGAGTtacaaaacaatattaaaaacacG ATGGTTGAGAAGGGGGGCACTCTCTTGAAGGGACTGGAGATCAGCGTAGCTGAGGCAGAGAAGAGAACAGGAAAAAACGCAGTCAGCATACAGGAAACGTACACTGTATATCTCATCGAAACAAG GGCGGTGGATAATGTGTCTGAGGTTGCCAATCCCACCCCTGACTCGCTTTGGAGGCGCTACAGCGAATTTGAGATCTTCAGAAACTATTTATTAGTCACCTATCCATTTGTAGTCGTTCCACCTTTGCCAGAGAAACGG GCAGAGTTTGTGTGGCACAAACTGTCTGCAGACAATATGGATCCAGACTTTGTGGAGAGGCGTAGGGTTGGGCTAGAAAACTTCCTGCTCCGGGTTGCTTCCCATCCAGTCCTGTCTAATGACAAGATCTTCTACTCCTTTCTCACTCAG GAACAAGGCTGGAAGGAAGTGGTATTTGAGACAGGATTTCAGGCAAAG GCAGATTCGAGGTTGAAGGCTTTAAATGCTACTTTTAGGGTGAAGAATCCAGACAA gaGGTTTGCAGAAATGAAGCACTATGGAGACGAACTGCAGTCTGTTATATCGCAGCTGCTGCGTGTGCGAGCA AGAGTGGCTGATCGCCTGTATGGGGTCTACAAAGTGCATGGAAATTACGGCAGAGTCTTCag TGAGTGGAGTGCCATTGAAAAAGAGATGGGAGATGGACTACAGAGTGCAGGACATCATATGGATGC GTATGCTGCTTCTATAGACGATAtattggaggaggaggagcactATGCTGACCAGCTGAAAGAATACCTTTTCTATACGGAGGCATTAAG GGCAGTGTGCAGGAAGCATGAGCTTTGTCAGTTTGAACTGGAGATGGCTGCACAAGACCTGATCTCCAAGaaacagcagagggaggaacTGGCTACTGGG ACAGTCCGAACCTTTTCCTTGAAGGGGATGACCAGCAAGCTATTTGGCCAGGAGACGCCTGAGCAGAGGGAGACCAAATTGAAAACCCTGGAGACCCAGAttgaggagggagaggagatgGTGAAGGAGAGAACTGCAGAGTGCGA TGAGTTTGTGAAGAACGCTTGGGAGGACATAGAGAGGTTCagagaacagaaagacagagacctCAAAGAAGCTCTTATAAGTTATGCCATCATGCAAATCAGCATGTGTAAAAAG GGAATTCAAGTATGGAATAATGCTAAAGAGTGCTTCAGCAAGATGTGA
- the znf148 gene encoding zinc finger protein 148 isoform X1: MNIDDKLEGMLIRCGTVGLHHSTRALEPSGVDRRGGGSLDMALGEKSLANQPLLAEDDDDEEDEDLAGGTLSSHDLISHDELMVHEETVKNDAEEESELSQQLSHKLPYTLHMPVNIKQEMNLSDSLILTKKDKKRGRDIAECHKKKKRKQRSPAKILTINEDGSLGHQSPKSHICEHCNAAFRTNYHLQRHVFIHTGEKPFQCSQCDMRFIQKYLLQRHEKIHTGEKPFRCDECGMRFIQKYHMERHKRTHSGEKPYQCDYCHQYFSRTDRVLKHRRMCHENKERKAHKATSRDGLLRSAETLAFSFSSKECTLPKKKRQKSTDKNCTPITNPAVASRVVESGGEEKTEDRLSKNECLPLYAVATKVKDEYVVAEYSVELPGASPRNRHLTGEASTNEIITPPKLVLKKIASKKSVKQQSLEQPQPPSPMSTFEEGKVTRYTFEIVDNKGLLDVEPSSDLETVDSLQGGPAKPVGCSTNYDDAMQFLKKKRYLQATTANRDYALNVSSISSQPSVTQAAVVTVIDETVPATILSETQTLNVEIKASHEKNVLPDEVLQSLLDHYSNKANGQPEINFSVADTEVTSSISINSSDVSESSPTEALGTSSQAPPAEKASLLQEYSKFLQQALERTSQNDNYLNNQSLTFVNDGAGPPLFSTDKQFTSTGRFRSGLNSPLRSTLEKPNFGLLVDSQHSFSFSGDETNPSSVSPTEDFLDQVSSPKKSDSQGISQTFQIATFDHNFRSQFQSSRSGLSSQFSVANGQVSLRSHGGTDFPEFPLVNVTETRTQITSSPDATSSQTFG, from the exons ATGAACATCGATGACAAGCTAGAGGGAATGCTGATCCGATGTGGCACTGTGGGTCTACACCACTCAACAAGAGCACTGGAACCCTCAGGGGTGGACAGGAGGGGCGGAGGAAGCTTGGATATGGCTCTCGGGGAAAAGAGCTTGGCCAATCAACCCCTCCTTGCAGAAGACGAcgatgatgaggaggatgaagaccTAGCTGGAGGGACGCTCTCCTCACATGACCTCATCTCACATGATGAACTAATGGTTCATGAGGAGACTGTGAAAAATGATGCAGAAGAGGAGTCCGAGTTGTCCCAGCAGCTCTCCCATAAGCTACCATATACACTCCACATGCCT GTGAATATTAAACAGGAAATGAACCTGTCTGACTCACTAATTCTCACTAAGAAGGACAAGAAACGGGGGAGGGACATTGCAGAatgtcacaaaaaaaagaagagaaagcagCGATCACCTGCCAAG ATTCTCACCATTAATGAGGATGGCTCACTAGGTCATCAGAGTCCAAAGTCTCACATCTGTGAACACTGCAATGCAGCCTTCCGAACAAATTACCATCTACAGAGACATGTCTTCATCCACACAG GAGAGAAGCCTTTCCAGTGTAGTCAATGTGATATGCGTTTCATTCAAAAGTATTTGTTGCAGAGACATGAGAAAATTCACACAG GAGAAAAGCCTTTTCGATGTGATGAATGTGGAATGAGATTCATTCAGAAATATCATATGGAGAGACACAAGAGGACACACAGTGGGGAGAAGCCCTATCAGTGTGATTACTGTCACCAG TACTTCTCCAGAACTGATAGAGTCCTGAAGCATAGGCGCATGTGTCATGAAAATAAAGAGAGGAAGGCTCATAAAGCAACTTCCAGAGATGGCCTTCTACGCAGCGCAGAAACCCtggccttctccttctcttccaaGGAATGCACGCTACCCAAGAAAAAACGGCAGAAATCCACTGATAAGAATTGCACCCCAATCACAAACCCTGCTGTTGCCAGCAGAGTGGTAGAGAGCGGTGGTGAAGAAAAGACAGAGGACAGGCTTAGCAAAAATGAATGTCTTCCTCTTTATGCTGTGGCCACAAAGGTGAAGGATGAGTATGTAGTGGCAGAATATTCTGTTGAGCTACCAGGGGCTTCACCAAGAAACCGACACCTTACTGGGGAGGCATCTACTAATGAAATCATCACTCCTCCAAAGTTAGTGCTTAAGAAGATTGCCAGCAAGAAGAGTGTGAAGCAACAGTCCTTGGAACAACCCCAGCCTCCTTCCCCCATGTCAACATTTGAGGAGGGAAAAGTCACAAGATATACATTTGAGATTGTGGATAACAAGGGCTTATTGGATGTAGAGCCGAGCTCTGACTTGGAGACGGTCGATTCTCTCCAGGGTGGGCCAGCAAAACCAGTTGGGTGCAGTACAAATTATGATGATGCCATGCAGTTCCTCAAAAAGAAACGCTACCTCCAGGCGACCACGGCTAATCGGGACTATGCCCTAAATGTGAGTAGCATCTCTTCACAGCCCTCTGTCACTCAGGCAGCTGTGGTCACTGTCATAGATGAAACTGTTCCTGCCACAATCCTCTCTGAGACTCAGACTCTGAATGTGGAGATCAAGGCAAGCCATGAGAAGAATGTTCTTCCAGATGAAGTTTTGCAGTCACTCCTGGACCACTACTCCAACAAGGCTAATGGACAGCCAGAGATCAACTTCAGTGTAGCGGACACAGAGGTGACTTCCAGCATATCCATCAATTCATCTGACGTTTCTGAAAGCAGCCCTACTGAGGCCTTGGGAACCAGTTCTCAAGCGCCCCCAGCAGAGAAAGCCAGCCTTCTTCAGGAGTACTCCAAGTTTCTCCAGCAAGCATTGGAGAGGACCAGTCAGAACGACAACTACCTTAACAACCAGAGTCTCACCTTTGTGAATGATGGTGCTGGGCCACCCTTGTTTTCTACAGACAAACAATTCACTTCCACAGGTCGGTTCAGATCAGGCCTGAACTCTCCTCTAAGGTCAACTTTGGAGAAGCCCAACTTTGGTCTTTTAGTAGATTCACAACACTCGTTTTCATTTTCAGGGGATGAGACTAACCCCTCTTCAGTGTCACCCACTGAGGACTTTCTGGACCAAGTGTCATCTCCAAAAAAGTCAGACTCTCAGGGCATCAGTCAGACATTTCAAATAGCCACTTTTGACCATAACTTCAGATCACAGTTCCAGTCATCCCGCTCTGGACTGTCTTCACAGTTTAGCGTTGCCAATGGACAGGTCAGCTTAAGAAGTCATGGAGGAACAGACTTCCCAGAATTCCCTCTTGTTAATGTTACCGAGACCAGAACACAGATAACTTCATCCCCAGATGCTACAAGCAGCCAAACGTTTGGCTAA
- the znf148 gene encoding zinc finger protein 148 isoform X2, with product MNIDDKLEGMLIRCGTVGLHHSTRALEPSGVDRRGGGSLDMALGEKSLANQPLLAEDDDDEEDEDLAGGTLSSHDLISHDELMVHEETVKNDAEEESELSQQLSHKLPYTLHMPDKKRGRDIAECHKKKKRKQRSPAKILTINEDGSLGHQSPKSHICEHCNAAFRTNYHLQRHVFIHTGEKPFQCSQCDMRFIQKYLLQRHEKIHTGEKPFRCDECGMRFIQKYHMERHKRTHSGEKPYQCDYCHQYFSRTDRVLKHRRMCHENKERKAHKATSRDGLLRSAETLAFSFSSKECTLPKKKRQKSTDKNCTPITNPAVASRVVESGGEEKTEDRLSKNECLPLYAVATKVKDEYVVAEYSVELPGASPRNRHLTGEASTNEIITPPKLVLKKIASKKSVKQQSLEQPQPPSPMSTFEEGKVTRYTFEIVDNKGLLDVEPSSDLETVDSLQGGPAKPVGCSTNYDDAMQFLKKKRYLQATTANRDYALNVSSISSQPSVTQAAVVTVIDETVPATILSETQTLNVEIKASHEKNVLPDEVLQSLLDHYSNKANGQPEINFSVADTEVTSSISINSSDVSESSPTEALGTSSQAPPAEKASLLQEYSKFLQQALERTSQNDNYLNNQSLTFVNDGAGPPLFSTDKQFTSTGRFRSGLNSPLRSTLEKPNFGLLVDSQHSFSFSGDETNPSSVSPTEDFLDQVSSPKKSDSQGISQTFQIATFDHNFRSQFQSSRSGLSSQFSVANGQVSLRSHGGTDFPEFPLVNVTETRTQITSSPDATSSQTFG from the exons ATGAACATCGATGACAAGCTAGAGGGAATGCTGATCCGATGTGGCACTGTGGGTCTACACCACTCAACAAGAGCACTGGAACCCTCAGGGGTGGACAGGAGGGGCGGAGGAAGCTTGGATATGGCTCTCGGGGAAAAGAGCTTGGCCAATCAACCCCTCCTTGCAGAAGACGAcgatgatgaggaggatgaagaccTAGCTGGAGGGACGCTCTCCTCACATGACCTCATCTCACATGATGAACTAATGGTTCATGAGGAGACTGTGAAAAATGATGCAGAAGAGGAGTCCGAGTTGTCCCAGCAGCTCTCCCATAAGCTACCATATACACTCCACATGCCT GACAAGAAACGGGGGAGGGACATTGCAGAatgtcacaaaaaaaagaagagaaagcagCGATCACCTGCCAAG ATTCTCACCATTAATGAGGATGGCTCACTAGGTCATCAGAGTCCAAAGTCTCACATCTGTGAACACTGCAATGCAGCCTTCCGAACAAATTACCATCTACAGAGACATGTCTTCATCCACACAG GAGAGAAGCCTTTCCAGTGTAGTCAATGTGATATGCGTTTCATTCAAAAGTATTTGTTGCAGAGACATGAGAAAATTCACACAG GAGAAAAGCCTTTTCGATGTGATGAATGTGGAATGAGATTCATTCAGAAATATCATATGGAGAGACACAAGAGGACACACAGTGGGGAGAAGCCCTATCAGTGTGATTACTGTCACCAG TACTTCTCCAGAACTGATAGAGTCCTGAAGCATAGGCGCATGTGTCATGAAAATAAAGAGAGGAAGGCTCATAAAGCAACTTCCAGAGATGGCCTTCTACGCAGCGCAGAAACCCtggccttctccttctcttccaaGGAATGCACGCTACCCAAGAAAAAACGGCAGAAATCCACTGATAAGAATTGCACCCCAATCACAAACCCTGCTGTTGCCAGCAGAGTGGTAGAGAGCGGTGGTGAAGAAAAGACAGAGGACAGGCTTAGCAAAAATGAATGTCTTCCTCTTTATGCTGTGGCCACAAAGGTGAAGGATGAGTATGTAGTGGCAGAATATTCTGTTGAGCTACCAGGGGCTTCACCAAGAAACCGACACCTTACTGGGGAGGCATCTACTAATGAAATCATCACTCCTCCAAAGTTAGTGCTTAAGAAGATTGCCAGCAAGAAGAGTGTGAAGCAACAGTCCTTGGAACAACCCCAGCCTCCTTCCCCCATGTCAACATTTGAGGAGGGAAAAGTCACAAGATATACATTTGAGATTGTGGATAACAAGGGCTTATTGGATGTAGAGCCGAGCTCTGACTTGGAGACGGTCGATTCTCTCCAGGGTGGGCCAGCAAAACCAGTTGGGTGCAGTACAAATTATGATGATGCCATGCAGTTCCTCAAAAAGAAACGCTACCTCCAGGCGACCACGGCTAATCGGGACTATGCCCTAAATGTGAGTAGCATCTCTTCACAGCCCTCTGTCACTCAGGCAGCTGTGGTCACTGTCATAGATGAAACTGTTCCTGCCACAATCCTCTCTGAGACTCAGACTCTGAATGTGGAGATCAAGGCAAGCCATGAGAAGAATGTTCTTCCAGATGAAGTTTTGCAGTCACTCCTGGACCACTACTCCAACAAGGCTAATGGACAGCCAGAGATCAACTTCAGTGTAGCGGACACAGAGGTGACTTCCAGCATATCCATCAATTCATCTGACGTTTCTGAAAGCAGCCCTACTGAGGCCTTGGGAACCAGTTCTCAAGCGCCCCCAGCAGAGAAAGCCAGCCTTCTTCAGGAGTACTCCAAGTTTCTCCAGCAAGCATTGGAGAGGACCAGTCAGAACGACAACTACCTTAACAACCAGAGTCTCACCTTTGTGAATGATGGTGCTGGGCCACCCTTGTTTTCTACAGACAAACAATTCACTTCCACAGGTCGGTTCAGATCAGGCCTGAACTCTCCTCTAAGGTCAACTTTGGAGAAGCCCAACTTTGGTCTTTTAGTAGATTCACAACACTCGTTTTCATTTTCAGGGGATGAGACTAACCCCTCTTCAGTGTCACCCACTGAGGACTTTCTGGACCAAGTGTCATCTCCAAAAAAGTCAGACTCTCAGGGCATCAGTCAGACATTTCAAATAGCCACTTTTGACCATAACTTCAGATCACAGTTCCAGTCATCCCGCTCTGGACTGTCTTCACAGTTTAGCGTTGCCAATGGACAGGTCAGCTTAAGAAGTCATGGAGGAACAGACTTCCCAGAATTCCCTCTTGTTAATGTTACCGAGACCAGAACACAGATAACTTCATCCCCAGATGCTACAAGCAGCCAAACGTTTGGCTAA